GCTGACGATACGACTTCGTCCAATTTGCAGATCCTGCAGCCTGCAAAAGAACTTCGTACAATTTGCAGATCCTGCAGCCtgcaacagaacttcgtcctgaTTGGCAGTATATCAGTCTTCCCGTTACTCCATTTCAACAGGGAagtaaatattatgaaaatctGGTATTTTCATCTATATGTGTGTACATATGATCTGAGACTTTTTTTAACTATAATTTGTAATTCTAGTATTTAGTATTTAGCtgtaaatatttttcttgaattcatTCTGGTACCAGGCTATtgattgtatatttttatttgtgaaGATAACACTTTTGTAAATAGACGAGTGATTTGTTCGACTGGGAGTTGTGTCATTTTCATTAGGGGAATTGTGTGATCAGGCTCACGACCCAATTACAACCGACTAAGCTCGGGCATTTTAAATGTTCTAATAGTCACAAGACTGTTACACAAGAAAATGAAATGcttaaaaaaattcacttcaacgattaatttttctctgtGTAGCCAGAACGCAAAGCAGGGGTCCTTTTATGTTCCCAAATCACGAGTAATTTCGGTGTATATAAAATCAGACCCTGGCGAATGAGATAATATTGTTGTTTTACACAACTCTCAAGTTTTTTTACATTAATGAgaatcagaagaaaaaaatttcaggtagtattttttttttatacggAATCTTTTATTTTATCAGCACTTTGAAAGTTTCAAGTAcgagaaaaatatagttgatttgataaCATTTTCGAAGAGGATTACAGtacaaaaattgctacaaattaATAGAAAGTAAATCTACCGACAACCTCCCAAAAACATGGAGGATCAGCGGACTGGTAGAATTCCCGACTTTACTCGATAACTTGGTGGAAGCGGCAACGTTGATTTATTTTCTACCAGCTACCATCTTGACGTTTACTACCAGGGACTGCTGTTATCTCTCTTTTCTACCACCCCCCTCTTTCTCGTGGGTACTCCTCGATGCGGTGAATGGGGAAACCACGTGAAGGCCTGtccatgtattattaggtctatggaatgaaatgattgTTGAAAGGAAAAAGTTTATTCTCATTAAGAAATAAGGTATTAGAGATTTTCTTCTTGCTAATTTTGAATCATCTATATTAGGAAACTTTTTCAGATCTGATCTATAAGTTAGgtggttatatttatatatacacaACATGTTTTCAGGACTGAAGGGAATTTTCCTAATCCAAAGATGAATACACATAGTACAAACGTATCTACAGAAAAGCTATTGAGCGGCAATTTATATCCTGAATCGAGCATCATTGGTGCTACAAGAAAATTATGATTATGTGTATAGTGCACATTTCTCCGATTGAAGCCTTTCTTACTTAATGAATGATGCAATATCAAAAGAATTGTTGATTACATAACGAGTATCCTTATATCAGAAGTGGAAGGCTGGTTATCATGCATTGGATGTTGGGAAGTTATATTGATTTCCTGTCTTCCAATTGTGAATtctgaataattatttattgcCGAAGTAGAAGGCATATTGAGGTCTGGGGCATTCTTGTTGAGTTGGGTTGAAAGAGTTTTAGAAATATCAAGTTTTTTTGAAAGAGACGCATCAACATATCCTTCAGCAACTGCTGAGCTCTTTCATCCTCCATGCCTCTTTAATGCCATCAAATCTTCTCCGCTGTTGGCTAGATGGGAAGCTCAGCTTCTACGGAAGCAATGTCCTGAAAATAGTTCTGGATCAGTCAAGTTTAAGAAATTGGCAATTTGTTTTGGCATTCCACCTACCTTATTTATGCAATAGGTTGCACTGTGCATTTTCCATTcttaaaattgataaaaaaaagatTATGATCTGTATCTGTAGTTTATAGTATTCTCTAAGAAGACTCATCCAGAATGGGTCCGAAATGATAAATTGCCTGGGACAATAAGTTTTTGTACCTATTTGGTATGGTGACTAAAATACAATCGTCCTTGAATTCTATGTCTTGAACCTTCATATTGCAGAGCTTTACcccaaggagatataggaaaggaggcgcaaGTGGAGATCGGGAATACTCGGCTGCGTCCAATGACGTCAAACCACTGCGCATTGGCGTAGATAGAATAGAAATTTCTTAGATGTAAACAGTCGAAATGAGAGGTTAGATGTACATTTTTAATCCGAATGATGTGATCCGTAGAGAAAACGTTGGTTTTTACCACATAACACTAATATAAGTCGGTTTTTACCATATTGCATCAGAAACTCCTACATCCAGAGTTATTAAAACGAATTTATCACAATAATATCTGATACAGTTTACGAGAACTGTTAGTGCGGACATTTAAGATTTGAAGTACACCAACAGCAATATACCTAGTTCTGAAGGCATATGAGctaaatgaaaagaagaaaaaatgtcgCTATATGATTATCTGACCTATATATACCTGTGAAAAAAATGCAGTAAGATAACGAAAACTACTTGATAATATAAGAGTTCACTTGAGTAAGTATCATGATTTAGGAAAGACAGATGAGTAAAGATGAACTTTCAGTTAATATGTGAGAAAACCGTATAAGCATAAACTATGTCTAATTGATGAACAAGTACAATAGTGGAAAGCAATTCAGTTTTTCATGATAGATATATTTAGTGAGTATTATATTTCAAAAAGTACCTTCAACCTTGTCAGAAATGTGCTGAAAACCAAtctatcatttcaattttcaactcaGAAAGGCTTAGtgtataataattatttttgtatctagtgcgcgaaatgctactttggtgatcgagaactgattttttttgagaaaaaaaatagtcaccaaagtatttcgcgcatgagatgcaaacagaattttttctacaaacgtcaaaaatattattcttaaataagtaacatgtttagcttaatatgaaaaagagtattgaaatttcaggatcaagtgctgtcacctctacggcagttgcttgcaaatcaaaaatggatagtcCTAACCAAAAACGAAATCTACGATATCACGAGCTGAATCTGAGTTATCTGGTTtaggaatacctaattattggttcgtgcactggttgcaccattaatgttaacattgtgaataataaataaaattaggctgtgttaaattttctcacaatttgaaagctctaattattgttatacattaataaatgaatgatttcttggatttttgcttGATTGAGGAACCTAAAGGTTAAGATATAAATATCCCATATAGTTTACATGCAGTGTGCGAAGTAAATATTTCGCACACTACTTCGCGCACGATGTCATGGTaatgaaggaaaatgaaaaaaaggatcACCTCGCATATTGTTGTCAATGCGCGaaccttgtcattttttgacgtttgtagaaaaaaataattatatggcTCAGGGACGAACTTTTACAGTTCTATAAGTTGGTTTGATAGAGTGAAACCAATGTTCTGATGAACacgtaaagaaaaaaaactgTAGTAGCTTACATGACGATTCATGACAACACAGAATCTATTTTTTGGTATATatagggtctttcacgaggaacctcacccatatttatacgggaaactactgaacgtattttcatgaaattcagcacttataagtatttcacgatgctgatgaaatctgaaatattttcaaggcatgagcacctccggtttttccggaaatgacttCAACGTTTTtcgaattagaacaccatttttttattgcagaaatagattccttagaaaatttcaagttatttcgaTGTAACATtcttcagttttggttggaaaattctctctgagcgggaaaattcgaaaataaaatcgaaaatagagctccgctgaaacaagaataacttcgaggttattggatggaaaattttcatttttgggatttttcaagatgtaagattgatgtatccactttaaaaatcgaaatcgcgattcatgatacagggggtgaaaaaatcgctttcaaatttagggatgacaaaatcgtgaaaaataatttttttcaaattaaaacctcattttttatggcagatattgaatctgcgttaaaaaataatgtgagtgtatgcatcacacccttgccctaaagtggatattttctgagttattcacaaaaaactgttttacgtcttgaattttcagctatttctttttccttcacgccaaaaagatgaaattttcaggaactgttacttaaaccatgttttagattttactaccctaatatgcaagagaaaaaagttacaggttgttcctttcacttttgacaggctgcggtgttatcagtgtattctcctatccataaacgtatgtaaaaatgtgtgtttgactctgtacgtaatgaacgtagtgattctgcagcgggatcttagACTATAATATATTTACAAATTGTCAATACGGACCGAAGGACAATTATGCGTTCGAAAACTTTCGCATTCGTGTTGGAATAGAATCCCATTCTGCAACTTGTTTAAGAATATACTATTATTACATGAAATGATCTCAATTAAAGGTGATAGTCGATCTATTAACAAGAGAACAGATATTGATGATTTAAATACGGCCTATTTctattcaataaataaaattggaGTAATGATTGTTCTTCCGATGCGTCAATGTCAGTTTCCATTTCGCAATCAATTATTGTATGACGATAAAACGACTTGAAAagtgttgaagtaagaactgctggccaaagttggtttgggaccagtccacttctataaagcaacctgctgacaactaatattatgttcggcctaatgcgcatgcgcaactaagttaggtacacgtgctattaatggtgcagaagccagttctgtcgggaatgcgaatagataaaggctactctcactattaatagtttcaagcgaccatcggccattctgtattattcaccagtgtgttaaatatatctttaaataaactttgttaaaaaccgtttcatcagttttaagagtatccaccctcacatggtagcagcgcttgtgtgtatgtgcgtgcgtattaattaacaaacagaagaccacgtgttaaacagaagactagacgaccacgtgttcaacaacaagcatgttcaatcaagaagagatgatcgagatggaccaatccgatgcaagcgaaaggtcaacgatgggagtaccagaaaatatttttgcaatgctcacgaacaccaatttcgtgaagatgTTGGCAGAGCAAATAAACAACTTGAATCCTCCGGCCACGTCAACAGGAAGCACAGTATCAGAACAATCTGTGGAGAAGGTCAATATACCCACCTTCATAATACCTCAATTTGAGAACAGCGACAAGCTGAGGGGTCATTCCAATTTCCGTTCATGGAAACAAAGAGTCGAACGTGACATCAGGGCCCTAGGAAGATCCCAATTTCTACTGCACAACATGGGTGGACCAGAGTGTAGCATGAGCGTAGATGAGAAAAACATGTACAACGCTCAAGTCCTACAATACTTGGAAGCATCGTTGCAGCACGCTCCCAGAGCTGTAATAGAAAATGAGGAATCGGCAGCTGAAGCCTTCAAAAAACTTATCCAAATGTTCGGCAAaaatgatgttcaaaaaatggtggaagttttggacaattttggaaaaattacattttacccgaagatgaacccggtgaacttcgtctcacaattcgaaaaaggagttcaagaattcaaggaactgggctttccgttggacccgaagatcatagtgggatattttctacataaaatcaaGGATGCTAATGGTTTCTTGGCGTTTTTCACCACAATGGCTACACTACCAGAGGAAACGAGGACGTACGAGTTCGTAAAGAATGCCTTTCTGGAGGTGGCGAATAGCCAATATTTTAAGGAAGTAGAAAACAGTATGTAtaagaatgaatcaaatgatagtttggatatttgttccgagtgttttggtattacgggTGAGAATCTCAATACTGAGATCAATGAAGTGTATACTGTATGCTCTTTTTGTATTGACGATCCCATTGGAGAATGTACTTTTACTAATCCTAATTCAGTTTCAGTGCTCTGCATCAAATGTGGTAAGAGagatgataataattgttgtgatttttgtttAGAGAATAGGTCTGATCGAACAAACAGGGATGGTTCAAAGAAAGAGAAATATCAAGTTAAGAGGTCTCCTTATTTCAAAGAGAAAAGGGCAGAAAAGAGTCCTTACACACTGGATCAGTtggagaaaatcaagaaaatgacACCAGCTGAAAAGCGTGAGGCAAGTTGCAGAAAATGTGGTTTGATGTTCCACAAGTCAAACACATGTGTGAACACAGAGAGATTCTGCTTTTTCTGCCATTAGAAGGGACACGAAAAGAAGGACtgtagaaaactgaaagatcaaaaatctagtaagtcattgttcgatttgaataatttcagtatgtttgcaacatttctagttgattctggtgcatctcaccatgt
The window above is part of the Coccinella septempunctata chromosome 8, icCocSept1.1, whole genome shotgun sequence genome. Proteins encoded here:
- the LOC123318932 gene encoding uncharacterized protein LOC123318932 → MFNQEEMIEMDQSDASERSTMGVPENIFAMLTNTNFVKMLAEQINNLNPPATSTGSTVSEQSVEKVNIPTFIIPQFENSDKLRGHSNFRSWKQRVERDIRALGRSQFLLHNMGGPECSMSVDEKNMYNAQVLQYLEASLQHAPRAVIENEESAAEAFKKLIQMFGKNDVQKMVEVLDNFGKITFYPKMNPVNFVSQFEKGVQEFKELGFPLDPKIIVGYFLHKIKDANGFLAFFTTMATLPEETRTYEFVKNAFLEVANSQYFKEVENSMYKNESNDSLDICSECFGITGENLNTEINEVYTVCSFCIDDPIGECTFTNPNSVSVLCIKCGKRDDNNCCDFCLENRSDRTNRDGSKKEKYQVKRSPYFKEKRAEKSPYTLDQLEKIKKMTPAEKREASCRKCGLMFHKSNTCVNTERFCFFCH